In Methanofastidiosum sp., the following proteins share a genomic window:
- a CDS encoding aminotransferase class I/II-fold pyridoxal phosphate-dependent enzyme encodes MTLNVSERSSTISYAIRDVVEYARKLESKGDNILKLNIGDPLKFDFKTPEPMVDAIINAARGNFNGYEDSLGNTELRRVIAERESKNNGKIYLEDVVITSGVTEGVNLVFGATLEPGDEVLIPGPGYPTYTAYATFFGATPIPYRTIEEDNWNIDVQDLRSKITDRTKCIVIINPNNPTGATYSKKNLKEILDIAIEHDLFIISDEIYDRITFNDSFVSPASMTDEVPIMTFNGISKIYLAPGWRVGYIAFYNWDTLSDIKEGIMKELRARIAANSICQVGAIEAYKSSEKYVLEMVSKLKERSEFAYKRLNEIPGISTSKPMGGLYIFPKVELENRWKDDKEFVYEFLKMKKVLLVHGSGFCPTYGKGHFRSVFLPPIDTMEEAFSRLEEFMKHKN; translated from the coding sequence ATGACATTGAACGTTTCAGAAAGATCGTCAACGATAAGTTATGCAATTCGAGACGTAGTTGAATATGCAAGGAAACTAGAATCTAAAGGAGACAATATACTAAAATTAAATATAGGGGACCCATTGAAGTTTGATTTTAAAACTCCAGAACCTATGGTAGATGCCATCATCAACGCGGCTAGAGGAAATTTTAATGGCTATGAAGATTCTCTTGGGAATACTGAACTGCGTAGAGTCATTGCTGAAAGGGAATCTAAAAATAACGGGAAGATATACTTAGAAGATGTTGTTATAACTTCAGGCGTTACTGAAGGTGTAAATTTAGTCTTTGGAGCGACGCTTGAGCCAGGAGACGAAGTTTTAATCCCTGGACCAGGTTACCCAACTTATACAGCATATGCAACATTTTTTGGAGCGACTCCTATTCCTTATAGAACTATCGAAGAGGACAATTGGAACATTGACGTTCAAGATCTCAGATCTAAGATAACAGATAGGACAAAATGCATAGTCATAATAAATCCTAACAACCCGACAGGCGCAACATATTCTAAAAAAAATCTGAAAGAGATACTTGATATTGCAATAGAACATGACCTCTTTATCATATCTGATGAGATTTATGACAGGATTACATTTAACGATTCTTTTGTAAGCCCTGCTTCAATGACAGATGAAGTGCCTATAATGACTTTCAATGGCATTTCAAAGATCTACCTTGCACCGGGGTGGAGAGTCGGTTATATAGCTTTCTACAACTGGGATACACTTTCTGACATAAAAGAGGGGATAATGAAGGAACTTAGGGCAAGGATAGCTGCAAATTCAATATGTCAAGTTGGTGCCATTGAAGCCTATAAGAGTAGTGAAAAATATGTCTTAGAGATGGTTTCAAAATTGAAAGAGAGAAGTGAATTTGCTTACAAGAGATTAAATGAAATACCTGGGATAAGCACTTCAAAGCCAATGGGCGGCCTTTACATATTTCCAAAAGTTGAATTAGAAAATAGGTGGAAGGACGATAAAGAGTTCGTATATGAATTTTTGAAAATGAAAAAAGTTCTTTTGGTCCACGGCAGTGGTTTTTGTCCGACATATGGGAAGGGCCATTTTAGATCAGTTTTTCTACCCCCAATTGACACCATGGAAGAAGCTTTTTCAAGGCTTGAAGAGTTCATGAAACACAAAAATTGA